A single Hemitrygon akajei unplaced genomic scaffold, sHemAka1.3 Scf000037, whole genome shotgun sequence DNA region contains:
- the LOC140720130 gene encoding endogenous retrovirus group 3 member 1 Env polyprotein-like yields MGQGGTMRSLSCPRKDRWLCINKGGQWDIPSTLVKEHADKVKEIIIQDEKKNEAEEREQRKAAVVSTDPSIYQEIERDIVLPDVKENLFIDLATRIATSLNVSGCWVCGGPHMSEQWPWRGESLSVWELLAHNWTNVPDRKKQRWKLTNYPEGQVCAERKGKVKVGESPCRSIKLAKREGNVTWWPEEPAWYITREPNGSCEAVGNGSKFWKCSGTNPYEGVPRVREVWKEAKKGGFAPEGLFWICGNQAYTKLPWDWAGVCFLGLIRPEFFLLPQEGDRKLGIKLFDSLRRETREIKVGEWVDEWPPARIIEYYGPATWAQDGSWRYRTPVYMLNRIIRLQAVVEVITNQTALALELLAKQQSQMRTAIYQNRLAVDYLLASEGGVCGKFNLTNCCLKIDDSGKAVLKISDKIRKLAHVPVQTWRSLGNTSWLDGLLGGSW; encoded by the exons atgggacagggggggaccatgagaagtctcagctgtcccaggaaagaccggTGGTTGTGTATAAACAAGGGAGGGCAGTGGGACATCCCATCTACACTGGTTAAGGAACATGCAGATAAGGTAAAGGAGATTATAATACAGGATGAGAagaaaaat gAGGCGGAAGAGCGCGAGCAAAGGAAGGCGGCAGTGGTCTCCACGGACCCGTCTATATAtcaggagatagagagagatatagTCCTCCCCGATGTTAAAGAGAACCTCTTTATAGACTTAGCGACTCGGATTGCCACGAGCCTAAATGTGAGTGGTTGTTGGGTCTGTGGAGGACCGCACATGAGTGAACAGTGGCCGTGGAGGGGTGAGAGCTTGAGTGTGTGGGAGTTGCTTGCGCACAATTGGACAAATGTCCCAGACCGGAAGAAGCAAAGGTGGAAATTGACCAATTACCCGGAGGGACAAGTATGTGCTGAAAGAAAGGGGAAAGTAAAGGTGGGAGAAAGTCCCTGCCGAAGCATTAAATTAGCAAAGAGGGAAGGTAATGTTACCTGGTGGCCAGAGGAGCCAGCATGGTACATAACCAGAGAACCGAATGGCAGTTGCGAGGCCGTAGGAAACGGCTCTAAATTCTGGAAGTGCAGCGGAACGAATCCGTACGAAGGGGTCCCCAGGGTCAGGGAAGTatggaaggaagcaaagaaagGAGGATTTGCCCCGGAGGGGTTATTCTGGATCTGCGGTAATCAGGCGTATACCAAACTACCGTGGGACTGGGCGGGTGTTTGCTTCCTGGGTCTCATaagaccggagttcttcctcctgcctcaggagggtgaccggaagctgggaattaagctgtttgattcattaaggagagaaacacgggagataaaggtgggcgagtgggttgatgagtggccaccggctcgcatcattgaatactatgggccagcgacctgggcccaggatgggtcgtggaggtatcgcactcctgtctacatgttaaaccgtattattagactgcaggcggtggtggaagtgataaccaatcaaacggcactggcattggagctgttggcaaaacagcagagccagatgcgaacagcaatataccagaacaggctggctgtggattacctattggcctctgaaggcggggtatgtgggaagttcaatcttacaaactgttgccttaagatagacgacagtggaaaggctgtgttaaaaatatccgacaaaattcggaagctggcccacgtgccagtacaaacctggagatccctggggaacacgagttggctagacgggctactaGGAGGGAGCTGGTGA